A DNA window from Gammaproteobacteria bacterium contains the following coding sequences:
- the trkA gene encoding Trk system potassium transporter TrkA, translated as MKILILGAGQVGSTAAYNLAQEEQNEITVVDTDAEVLKELSDRLDIRTVEGFASHPRVLEQAGCNDADIMIALTNSDETNMVACQVAYTLFHTKTKIARVRESAYTHPSVSRIFSQDALPVDVIISPEQLVTEHIERLIHFPGALQVLEFADGKVRLVGVTAHEGGLLVGQELRALAEHMPNTDARVAAIYRDGLSVMPDGDTVIQEGDNVFFIAERNDIRMVMSEMRKLETPVRRVLIAGGGNIGYQLAKVLERTNKVKLIERDRDRARRISEKLRKTIVLTGDAADQNLLLEENIENTDVFVSVTNSEEANILSAMVAKRLGVKKAIALINRPSYGEVVESGGVIDVAVSPQQITSGALLSHVRRGDVVKVHTLRRGAAEALEAIAHGDKETSQVVGRALEDIDLPKGSTIAAIVRDEEVIIAHHDVVVERDDHVILFLTDRTKIPAVEDLFQVSVNFSNS; from the coding sequence ATGAAAATACTAATACTAGGTGCCGGACAAGTGGGCTCAACTGCGGCCTATAATCTCGCGCAGGAAGAACAAAACGAGATCACAGTAGTCGACACCGATGCAGAAGTATTAAAAGAACTCAGTGACCGTCTTGATATTCGCACCGTTGAAGGCTTCGCCTCGCACCCGCGCGTGCTCGAACAAGCCGGTTGTAATGATGCCGACATCATGATCGCCTTAACCAATTCTGACGAAACCAATATGGTCGCCTGTCAGGTGGCATATACCTTGTTTCATACCAAAACCAAAATTGCCCGGGTGCGTGAATCCGCTTATACCCATCCGTCGGTGTCACGCATATTCAGTCAGGATGCCTTGCCGGTTGACGTCATCATCTCGCCCGAACAACTGGTGACCGAACACATTGAACGTTTGATCCATTTTCCGGGTGCCTTGCAGGTCCTGGAGTTTGCCGATGGCAAAGTTCGCCTGGTCGGGGTAACCGCGCATGAAGGCGGATTGTTGGTGGGTCAGGAATTACGTGCTTTGGCGGAACACATGCCAAATACCGACGCACGTGTCGCGGCGATTTACCGTGACGGCCTGAGTGTGATGCCGGACGGGGATACCGTGATACAGGAAGGCGATAATGTGTTCTTTATTGCCGAGCGCAATGATATTCGCATGGTGATGAGCGAGATGCGCAAACTGGAAACTCCGGTGCGACGGGTCCTGATCGCCGGCGGCGGCAACATTGGATATCAACTGGCTAAAGTTCTGGAGCGCACCAACAAGGTCAAGCTGATTGAACGCGATCGTGACCGCGCACGACGTATCTCGGAAAAGTTACGCAAAACCATTGTGCTCACTGGTGATGCCGCTGATCAAAATCTTTTACTGGAAGAGAATATCGAAAACACCGATGTCTTCGTATCGGTCACCAATTCCGAAGAAGCGAACATTTTATCCGCCATGGTGGCCAAACGTCTGGGCGTAAAAAAAGCCATCGCGCTGATCAATCGACCAAGTTACGGCGAGGTGGTGGAAAGCGGCGGGGTTATTGATGTAGCGGTTTCACCCCAGCAAATAACCAGTGGCGCCTTGCTCTCGCATGTGCGGCGTGGTGACGTGGTTAAAGTGCATACCTTACGGCGCGGCGCGGCGGAGGCTCTGGAAGCGATCGCGCATGGTGACAAAGAAACCTCACAAGTGGTCGGACGCGCCCTTGAGGACATCGACTTGCCCAAGGGTTCAACCATTGCTGCTATTGTACGCGATGAAGAAGTGATCATTGCGCATCACGATGTTGTGGTCGAACGCGATGACCACGTTATCTTATTCCTGACCGATCGCACCAAGATCCCGGCGGTTGAAGATCTATTTCAGGTTTCGGTCAATTTCAGTAATAGCTAA
- a CDS encoding potassium transporter, translating into MNFKLVIRILGVLLMIFSATMLPPIVFSIFYDDGQVAAFFNALLVYLVLGAILWYPLRHLRAELRLRDGFLVVSTFWVVIGLAGALPFLFSDLQLSLTDAFFEAVSGLTTTGATILVGLDEMPRSVLYYRHQLQWLGGMGIIVLALAILPMLGVGGMQLYRAETPGPVKDSKLTPRITETAKALWYIYLGLTVLCMLAYFFAGMTWFDALCHSFSTIAIGGFSTHDASIGHFNSPLIDTVAIIFMLIAGMNFALHFTAYRRWRIKHYFRDAEFRTYLFIIFIGVVIVALSLEISDHIDDASQATHAAIFQVVSIATTTGFTTANYSLWPGALPLLLILLSFIGGCAGSTAGGMKVIRWLLVFKQGMREVVRLVHPSAEIPVKLANRAVSPRVIDAVWGFFSVYIVVFGVMMLLMMATGLDQVTAFSAVAASLNNLGPGLGEVAGNFVSVNDTAKWISIFAMLLGRLEIFTLLVLFTTAFWEY; encoded by the coding sequence ATGAATTTTAAATTGGTCATTCGGATTCTCGGTGTTTTGCTGATGATCTTCAGTGCCACCATGCTGCCACCAATCGTATTTTCGATCTTTTATGACGACGGCCAGGTCGCGGCATTTTTTAATGCGCTGTTGGTCTATCTGGTGCTTGGTGCGATTCTCTGGTATCCCTTGCGACATTTACGGGCGGAATTGCGTTTACGCGACGGGTTTTTGGTGGTCTCCACGTTCTGGGTGGTGATTGGATTAGCCGGGGCCTTGCCGTTTTTATTCTCGGATCTCCAGCTAAGTTTGACCGACGCGTTTTTTGAAGCCGTTTCCGGTCTTACCACAACCGGTGCAACCATTCTGGTGGGCCTGGACGAAATGCCGCGTTCAGTCTTGTATTATCGCCACCAGCTGCAATGGCTAGGCGGCATGGGCATTATTGTTTTGGCACTCGCCATCCTGCCCATGTTAGGTGTGGGTGGTATGCAGTTGTATCGCGCTGAAACGCCCGGACCGGTAAAAGATTCCAAACTCACGCCACGCATCACCGAAACGGCCAAAGCCTTGTGGTACATCTATCTGGGTTTGACTGTGTTATGTATGTTGGCTTACTTTTTTGCCGGCATGACCTGGTTCGATGCCTTGTGTCATAGTTTTAGTACGATCGCTATCGGGGGGTTTTCAACTCACGATGCCAGTATCGGGCATTTTAATAGTCCCCTGATCGACACCGTTGCGATTATTTTTATGTTGATCGCGGGAATGAATTTCGCCTTACATTTCACCGCCTATCGACGTTGGCGTATCAAGCATTATTTTCGCGACGCTGAATTCAGAACCTATTTATTTATAATTTTTATAGGCGTGGTGATCGTTGCCTTGAGTCTTGAGATCTCCGATCATATTGATGACGCATCGCAGGCAACGCACGCGGCTATTTTTCAAGTGGTCTCGATCGCGACAACCACAGGTTTCACCACTGCCAACTATTCACTGTGGCCGGGCGCCTTGCCTTTACTCTTGATCTTGCTGAGCTTTATTGGAGGCTGTGCGGGTTCAACCGCCGGCGGCATGAAAGTTATCCGCTGGTTGCTGGTATTCAAGCAAGGCATGCGGGAAGTGGTCCGGCTGGTACACCCCAGCGCCGAGATCCCGGTCAAGCTGGCCAACCGCGCCGTTTCACCACGAGTGATCGACGCCGTGTGGGGATTTTTCTCCGTGTATATTGTGGTGTTCGGGGTCATGATGCTACTCATGATGGCCACCGGCCTGGATCAGGTGACCGCCTTTTCGGCAGTGGCTGCGAGTTTAAACAATTTAGGACCGGGCTTAGGTGAGGTCGCTGGTAATTTTGTAAGCGTTAATGACACAGCAAAGTGGATCAGTATTTTTGCCATGCTTCTGGGGCGCCTGGAAATTTTCACATTGCTGGTTTTATTCACCACGGCGTTTTGGGAATATTAA
- the queD gene encoding 6-carboxytetrahydropterin synthase QueD — protein MEIFKVFQIEAAHHLPNVPEGHKCRRLHGHSFIVEIHVSGPVGENSGWVMDFAELKASFDPLYQQLDHNYLNEIDGLENPTSENLAKWIWQQLQVKLPSLSKVVVKETCNSGCVYTGN, from the coding sequence ATGGAAATATTTAAAGTCTTTCAAATTGAAGCCGCCCATCATTTGCCCAATGTGCCCGAAGGGCATAAATGCCGACGTTTGCACGGGCACTCCTTTATCGTCGAAATTCACGTCAGTGGTCCGGTTGGCGAGAACAGTGGCTGGGTTATGGACTTTGCCGAACTCAAGGCAAGCTTCGACCCCTTGTACCAGCAACTCGATCACAACTACCTGAATGAAATTGACGGCCTGGAAAATCCGACCAGCGAGAATCTGGCCAAGTGGATATGGCAACAGTTGCAAGTCAAGCTTCCGTCACTGAGTAAAGTTGTGGTTAAGGAAACTTGCAATTCCGGGTGTGTGTATACAGGTAATTAA
- a CDS encoding M28 family peptidase: MQPANTSHQSPNLEYFPLLTCVLLFALALFLGMQQITPPPVVLTNAPADQFSAERASEYLNHIAVRPHMVGSQEHAKVQAYISKELQLLGLQTQLQATSVIYDYPRYSKRTPRIAKVKNIVARLPGKNPDYPAVTLMSHYDSVPTAAGAGDAGSGVAAILETLRVLRNGPQLLRDVIVVITDAEEVGLLGAQGFFREHPWAQEIGLVLNFEARGSAGGSQMFETSPGNAWLIREFRKAAKSPSASSISYEVYKRMPNDTDVSIIKDRGYQILNFAFVDNAFDYHSPADTIENLSIGSLQHHGVLATSLVQHFANLDNWQTSQSDATYFNVLPGLLVQYSSNTAIAFAVLVLLFALYTLCTGVRLKHVNPKGILAGVLSILVVIIVINVITKFAFDSFQSSERPKNLTYKYHYLLLSYGLFLVALTAAFCKFANRWVSHKNLVAAAWVILSICSAIVVFSIPNANYIFSWALLFILIGQLMVWRTKYTFWPMAIASLFCVYLWAHLLYMVYLGVGLLDPAFFSPLVLLIIVQLMCILLRIPRKVIYPFGAAVLGIALYGAFTAEYTPRKPRPTEVFYYHDAENNQSYWASRGDHQDAWTREFFPADNTRKKTVLMPFGASNLKLSSAPSVDIKHAKVSLKKRIRLGERMRFEIEIQGQTHTEMGRLVLSADAMFSGLTIDGKSFDLRPFASTEDSQATIELPITYFGLGNEKFDLVVELVSDGDLTLHMSEYQGGWPQGLSVPQRAENIAPLAWSYSDSAIITHSSKF; encoded by the coding sequence ATGCAACCAGCTAACACTTCACATCAGTCTCCAAATCTGGAGTATTTCCCGTTACTGACTTGTGTGTTGTTATTTGCTCTGGCCCTTTTCCTGGGCATGCAGCAAATTACCCCGCCACCGGTTGTTCTGACCAATGCCCCCGCTGACCAGTTTTCCGCTGAACGTGCCAGTGAATATTTGAATCATATTGCGGTACGCCCGCATATGGTTGGTTCGCAAGAACACGCCAAGGTCCAGGCGTACATCAGTAAAGAATTGCAATTGCTGGGTTTGCAAACCCAGTTGCAAGCAACCTCGGTGATCTACGATTATCCGCGATACTCCAAACGAACCCCGCGTATCGCAAAAGTTAAAAATATCGTGGCACGCTTGCCGGGTAAAAATCCCGATTATCCCGCGGTAACCCTAATGAGTCATTACGATTCTGTACCAACGGCTGCGGGTGCTGGTGATGCCGGGTCGGGTGTTGCCGCCATTTTGGAAACTCTCCGGGTCTTGCGTAACGGACCACAGTTGCTGCGTGATGTGATTGTGGTCATCACCGACGCCGAAGAGGTCGGCTTGCTCGGAGCACAAGGGTTTTTTCGCGAACATCCCTGGGCGCAAGAGATCGGATTGGTTTTGAATTTTGAGGCCCGGGGATCAGCGGGTGGCTCGCAAATGTTTGAGACCAGCCCTGGAAATGCCTGGCTGATCAGGGAATTCAGAAAAGCCGCCAAATCACCATCCGCCAGTTCGATCAGTTACGAAGTCTACAAGCGCATGCCCAATGATACAGATGTCAGTATTATTAAAGACCGGGGCTATCAGATCCTTAATTTTGCCTTTGTAGACAATGCATTTGATTATCACTCGCCAGCAGATACTATCGAGAATCTAAGTATTGGTTCCTTGCAACACCATGGTGTATTGGCTACCTCTCTGGTGCAACATTTTGCCAACCTTGATAACTGGCAAACCTCTCAAAGTGACGCCACGTATTTTAATGTTCTGCCTGGTCTATTGGTGCAATATTCCAGTAATACTGCAATAGCGTTTGCTGTATTGGTATTACTGTTTGCCTTGTACACCTTGTGTACCGGTGTGCGCCTCAAGCATGTCAACCCTAAGGGAATTCTGGCGGGAGTGTTGTCTATCCTGGTAGTGATCATTGTGATCAATGTGATTACCAAATTTGCCTTTGACAGTTTTCAGAGTAGTGAGCGCCCGAAAAACCTGACTTATAAATATCATTACCTGTTATTAAGTTATGGATTATTTCTGGTCGCCTTAACGGCCGCGTTTTGTAAATTCGCGAATCGTTGGGTCTCACACAAGAATCTGGTGGCCGCAGCCTGGGTAATATTGAGTATCTGTAGTGCGATCGTTGTGTTCTCCATCCCCAATGCCAACTACATTTTCAGTTGGGCCTTGTTGTTTATCCTGATCGGGCAACTCATGGTGTGGCGTACGAAATACACTTTTTGGCCAATGGCGATCGCCAGTCTGTTTTGCGTGTATTTATGGGCACACCTTCTTTACATGGTGTATTTGGGTGTTGGATTGCTGGACCCCGCATTTTTCTCGCCGCTGGTTTTACTCATCATTGTACAGCTCATGTGCATTCTATTAAGAATCCCTAGAAAAGTGATCTATCCTTTTGGCGCTGCGGTGTTGGGTATAGCTTTGTATGGCGCATTCACAGCAGAATACACACCACGCAAACCCCGTCCGACCGAAGTTTTTTATTATCATGATGCTGAAAATAACCAGAGTTATTGGGCCAGTCGAGGTGATCACCAGGATGCCTGGACACGCGAATTCTTCCCGGCAGACAATACCCGGAAAAAAACTGTTTTAATGCCGTTTGGCGCTTCAAACCTCAAATTGTCATCAGCCCCAAGCGTTGATATAAAGCATGCCAAAGTGAGTCTAAAAAAACGTATACGGCTTGGTGAGCGAATGCGTTTTGAAATAGAGATACAAGGTCAAACGCATACTGAAATGGGGCGTCTGGTGTTGTCGGCCGATGCCATGTTCAGTGGCTTGACCATCGATGGAAAATCATTTGATCTGCGACCCTTTGCATCAACCGAAGATTCTCAAGCGACTATTGAGTTGCCGATCACCTACTTTGGTTTGGGTAATGAAAAATTTGACCTGGTGGTTGAACTCGTAAGTGATGGCGACCTGACATTACACATGAGCGAATACCAGGGCGGTTGGCCGCAAGGATTAAGTGTGCCGCAGCGTGCGGAAAATATCGCGCCGCTGGCCTGGAGTTATTCCGACAGCGCCATAATTACCCATAGCAGTAAATTCTAG
- a CDS encoding TIGR00730 family Rossman fold protein, which produces MAKKLPSPPRSPIDHSMLTRESWKIFQIMAEFVEGFEQLSCIKPSVSIFGSARTEPEHEFYKLTEEIAHVLSNAGFSIVTGGGPGLMEAGSKGGFEGKSLSVGLNIQLPHEQNANEYQDIAMNFRHFFSRKVMFVKYASAYVVMPGGFGTLDEVMEILTLIQTGKSRRIPVVLVGSGFWSGLVEWFKNTLIANGTISPEDMDLFSLVDTPEEVKQIIFDFYHDRSFEPSPEEQQVMLNL; this is translated from the coding sequence ATGGCAAAAAAATTGCCAAGCCCACCGCGTAGTCCGATCGACCATTCCATGTTAACCCGTGAGTCGTGGAAGATTTTTCAGATCATGGCCGAGTTTGTTGAGGGTTTCGAACAGCTATCCTGCATAAAGCCTTCGGTGAGTATTTTCGGGTCGGCCCGCACCGAGCCCGAACACGAGTTTTACAAACTCACGGAAGAAATTGCCCATGTGCTGTCCAACGCAGGTTTCTCAATCGTCACCGGTGGTGGCCCCGGACTCATGGAAGCCGGGAGTAAGGGCGGTTTTGAAGGTAAATCCTTGAGTGTGGGCTTGAATATCCAGCTCCCGCATGAACAAAACGCCAATGAGTATCAAGACATAGCCATGAACTTCAGGCATTTTTTTTCACGCAAGGTGATGTTCGTCAAATACGCTTCGGCCTATGTGGTGATGCCGGGTGGATTTGGCACCCTGGATGAGGTTATGGAAATTCTGACGCTTATTCAAACCGGAAAGTCACGCAGGATTCCGGTGGTCCTGGTCGGATCCGGATTTTGGAGCGGTCTTGTGGAGTGGTTCAAGAACACACTGATCGCCAATGGCACGATCTCACCCGAAGACATGGACCTGTTCAGTCTGGTGGATACCCCGGAAGAAGTGAAACAGATAATATTCGACTTTTATCATGATCGCAGCTTTGAGCCTTCGCCGGAAGAACAGCAGGTAATGTTGAATTTATAA
- a CDS encoding TRAP transporter small permease subunit produces MQKLAKQISTLCDCLGRTVSWLTLFMVLVTFAIVVLRKFFDLGWIWLQESVTWMHALVFMLAAAYTLNADEHVRVDIFYTRCSPRTKAYVDLVGAIVLLLPLCAFIAWSSWDYVSESWRIRETSWQSGGLPALYLLKAVIPLTAILLGLLGFLRSLANFIEVKQRS; encoded by the coding sequence ATGCAAAAACTGGCTAAACAAATATCCACGCTTTGTGACTGCTTAGGGCGTACCGTTTCCTGGTTGACCTTGTTTATGGTGTTGGTCACCTTTGCAATTGTGGTGTTACGCAAATTCTTTGACCTCGGCTGGATATGGTTACAGGAAAGTGTGACCTGGATGCATGCCCTGGTCTTTATGCTGGCGGCTGCCTATACCTTGAATGCCGACGAGCATGTGCGAGTGGATATTTTCTATACCCGATGCAGCCCGCGTACCAAAGCGTATGTCGACCTGGTCGGTGCGATCGTTCTGTTATTGCCACTGTGCGCTTTCATTGCCTGGAGCAGTTGGGACTATGTGTCGGAATCCTGGCGAATCCGGGAAACTTCCTGGCAATCGGGCGGCTTGCCGGCCTTGTATCTGCTTAAAGCGGTGATCCCGCTGACGGCGATCTTGCTTGGCTTGCTGGGATTCTTGAGATCTCTGGCTAATTTCATCGAGGTTAAACAGCGGTCATAA